Part of the Thunnus maccoyii chromosome 17, fThuMac1.1, whole genome shotgun sequence genome, CAGTTTGGTAAAGCAGGGTTGCCAGTTTGACTCACTGACATAAACTATAAATTACAAGAAATGAAAGCCTTACACTACTGTACCAACTGTGATATCCACTGGTCTGGCATTTAGATGTTTTATATTGCCAAGAAAtttgtgaaatgtatttgtGGCTGTTGATATATGCAAACCTGCTACTGAAGACTTTATCATGCAAAAAATGGGTTTCACTTCATTTATGTCTATGCAGTTACAGCATCTGAGCAAAGAATGTGAGTCTGAAACCTTAACTTAAACATCGATAATGGGCTTAAAACTCTTGCAAAATACTTCTAGGATCTGGAATACTggtgtgtatacagtgtgtgtttgtgtgtgtgtgtgtctgagagagagagagagagagagaggaggtgagttTGTGGGtggacatgcacacacatttgttaTAGTGAATCTCTGTTAGCATCGTAAAAGAGATTTGAAAAGGTGTCTGAAGTGCTGCTGTTGTACTGGGAGTAACTGTGGGgtaaaaaaacatcatgaacATTTGTGTGGTTACAAGAATCAAGGAAACCCTCTCAGCATCATTGATTGGTGCATATTTTAATCTTATGCTGAATGATATTTATAATTTTGCCGATGAAAAGATAAAAGCCAAACTCTGTGTATACTGAAACCGTTTCTCTAGAAAAGCGGTGACACCGTGCACCTGTTAAGTGCCTTGTATTGATTGAATGACATCATGTATTTGCTGTAAATTTGAACTAGAAAGAACCACAAACCTGCAGTGCTTATTACAATGTCTATGCTGGTGCATGTGGGTCAATCCAGTATGCACCTCTGCTACACCAGCCACTAATACAAATGGTGTTAGTTCACCAGCAGGAGCAAGTGTTTGATTCAACTTGATTTATGAAAAGCTGGTCAGTTCAGctgtgtttgcatatctgtaTATTGTATAGGATTGAGACAATGAAGACTAATTTCATTTctacaattattttcttttaggTGAATAAGAAAATTGTTAAACATTAATTCCACTGGTCATAGCTTCTCtcttcttgtctttgtttttatctgtttgctGAATTTGTTTGATATTGATTTCTGCTTCATCGCAGCCAGGAGTGTACTCAGGTACAGGTCCGCTGCCAAGGATGCCTGTATCCTGTATTTATTCTCTAAAAGGCTGGGCCACATTTTCCCAAACAGAATAAAGATTTACTCTGACAGCTTGGCTCTACTTTTTTCAACACGTTGCAGTCTGGAGTAAATACACGTCTTGATTTACTGGACTTTGCTTTCAACACACAGATGGTTTTCAGTGATACAGTGgccaaaacagaaacaggccACTACAGTCCTTCATCAGAAGGcatttagataaaaaaaatgattgtttttgtcCTGTAAAACAACACTTTGCTACTTTGCTTTTCTAAATCTTTTTCCACAATTTCCACATCTTTACAAGAATGTGATGTTTCATAACTTGTTAATCTATCttctgaacacatttttataaaagtCAGCTTCTGCCTTGCAGGACACCTCCCACTGAAATGCAGCATAATAGGAAACATATGAATCAGGAAATTTGCCTGTGTATTTAGTAGCAAAGAATTATCTTCAGTTTTTTAGATGGATAGATACTTAATCACTGTGATGACTGTAAAATCCAAATCTAAGGACTGCAAACTATTATTATGCAAAGTCTAAAAAAGGAAGGACAATAATTTCCCTGTATGACctagtataaaaaaaacaaaacagaaacaagttttttggaaatatttaattattgtatAGCTAGTTCTTGTTCCATAAAAGTCATGATAGTACCATCAAAAGTGGTGGAATGTTaaagaaatattacaaaagTTGGAGAAAGGatacaaacccccccccccccccccccactctccCCTTTTACATTTCCTGTTTGTCGCTTGACAGTTCTGACAAAAGTAGATTGTAAAAACTTGTACGCCTAATGTagatttacattattttcttttagtgtCAGTGCCTTCAATGTACATAGAGCACAGCAAGTATTCACAAAGGACAACATACAGATTGTAAACAGAGACTCAAACATGACATGCATTCAGTTATTGCAGAAAAACACCACAGTAACAAAACAGACCAAAAAGTAGAACAGTTTTAACccattaaataaacaataaacacatgACTCAGTTTATTCTGACGAACTGTAAATGGTCATCTTTTGCCATTTTCTTTAtaaaaccaaacacatttttgttctaTCATCACTTACCTAGCATAAACACGCTACAACCCCTTTTACATATAAATTCAtgtaacatttacatattatttttttcttatagaaaaaataagacaaacatttgtgcagaaggaggaaaaacataaaagttCCTTTTATATTTGACCTATCACCAACATTCTCAAAATCAAGAAACATACATTGACTCTTTCCTATGTCTTATGGAAACATTTGTGCGTAAGGAAaagaagacataaaaaaagtctttttttttttaagttgaagCCCTTTGTATTTGGGTAAAAGACATCAAGGTCTCGTACACACTCTTGGTTTTGGGAGTGAGGGCAAACTTCTCTTGAGGGTTTAGAATTTGAAGAGGTCGATAAAGTGCTGCGGAGAGATGGGCATGAGGCAGCTGTCTGGATCGTTGGCTGTGCACGGGTGGCCGCAGTCCTGGAAGACAGTCAACAAGCAAATCATTACCATGAAATCACCATGTTCACATGACACATAAAGTAGTACAGAGAAAACCTGGTTGCATCAGCTGTTAGTAAGTTCAAACTCTGCTAATAATGTAAGCGCACATACACCTACTAACTGTTGTGTAGCTAACTGACCCAACTGATAGCTGATTAAAGAGTATTAGCGGCCATTTGGAATATCATCGACATATGTTATTATGACAATAAGTGTCAATAATTGAGTTAACCGGCATCATCACAGATTTTAACTATAAATGCCTAGAATGTTTACGAAACTGGGAAGATTTtcacaataacacaatatacCTGAAATTACGAAAACGTTATGACagtaacattaaactgaatGACCAAATAAGGTTGCATAGTGGATATTTCCTTCTGACTCTTTATTTCATGAATACTACTaattctgaaacacacacatatctccatgtatacaaataaatataaaacaaagtaacTTCACAAAGGATTGGCAGTTAAGTCTATTGCATGGTCcttttaaattgttatttttgtaaattgttACTAACAGCTTGTGATTACTTTGGATTAGACAGGGCTACAGATGTTTCATGGCGACCATTTACATATACTGAGGTCTTTACTTGCTCTAAGTTTTAATGGTACAACCagatttagtaaatcactagtttgaaactagtTAGTAGTTATATTCTTTGAGGGATTTACAAATAGCTGGTGCAACCTGATCCTGGAGGTTAGTAGACATATAAACATTTGTCTAAATATGAATGTTAGACAAAAAATGACAGCTGACCGTTTTCTTTCAGACACATGAAATTAAGACATTCAGAGGATATTATGATCcagcaaaaacaagatgatCCAAGAATGCGGTTAGAGGCTTTAGAAAGTCAGCGGAAAGTGTGGCACTGTTTACTAAACACTCCTGGAGCAAAACATGATGTCATCGAGTGAAATGGAGAACCGAACAAGACAAAGCTCAATGCAAAGCACAAGATAAAATCGGATCACTGGGGGGAACATGACAGAAGCTGGGAAatgacaacaacagaaaggCATGATGGGACAGAGGGTACCTTGAATAACAACGCCAGGTGGCGATCCTTAAAGAATCAGGGAGAAGAGGAACCAGcgggagaggaaggaggaaacgGAGATGAGCAAGGAAAGGGAGAGGGCAGAGGTTAAAACAGTACAGGGACCAAGCCAAGGACTATAACAGGTTTTGTGGGTGGTAAATAAtcaaaagggagaaaaaaagcgATTGCTGCAACTTTGATCCAAGCACTGTTAGTTTGTGTATATACAAATATTCCCCAGATGTTACTAACTCACACTTAACTTACATGTCTTACATGCAGTTAAAGATCAGACCTCATGAGTCAGTGAGGGcaaacaagtcattttttttgACCTCTAACTGctatatgtacatgtatgagCACATGCGTTCACAGAATCCATTGTATTGGCTGACAGCAGCACTAATGTGTGCTTATATGCGTGacctgtttatttctttttgaataATCAGAGCACTGTtctgaaaacagcattttttttttttacgctgGTCTCAAGTtttaacagtaaattgatctgtAATAAGTCAAAGGAGAAAGACTTTTTTTCAGAGAGCCAAACATTTACAATATAAAGATAGGATTTCAGTAATTATTTCTAACATTTCTTGCTTGAAGCCTGCCAGAGAGAGCTATCAGTGTGAGAGAGGCTGTGTAACTGGATCAAAGTGTCTCTGAAGCTTTGTCTGAGTGTACAAAATGATAATGgatgttttgtctctttgtccCAGAAAATACAACGTAttcaatgtgtgtgttctggtacTGACTTGAAGTACATACAGTGTAAAAGATATcagtgatttacacacacatctgttCCAGCTTCTACTGAGCTGTACAGTGATCAAAAAGTGATAAAAGCAAAAGCTAAACCCATCCTGTTAACCTTCTTTTAACATTGACCTCTAATATATTAGCTGCACAAGCGCCAATGTATGTAGGGAATGTATGAACAGTTTAACCCAAAGTTAAGTACTGTGATGAGGTGTTTTCTACATGACATAAATGTGGTTGTAGGTTTGTTTCACCTTCTTGTTTACCTTCCAGAAGAGGATGCTACAGTGTTTGCAGAAGTGCAAGGTGTCGCCGTACTGCTCCTTCATTGGGTAATGCTTCTGTAGGGTGAAGTACATTAGCTTCCAGTCCACGTTGTCACTCTTGGTTAAGACCAAATTCCTACAGAACTGCATTTACATAAAGACACaagcgcacaaacacacacacacacacacacacacacacacgcgaatggaaagaaacacacagtttGAAGCCATTTATCAACCCTTTAAAACACAGGGGACAGGAATGTAATTATAACTGgaacaaaatgtaattacataTAATTGAGGACAATTTCTCATTAACACTAAACCCGCGTGGGTGTTTATGCGATAAGTGTGagttgagtgtgtttgtttgtgtgtgtgtgtttgagagagagagcgagagagataTCACTATGAATGGTGAGTAAACTGTGACAATcctgccctctagtggtcaaCAGGTGAACTGTTTTTGGTAATAATGCTTAACCAAAAGCTACTATTTTCAAGTATATTCCCTTTTAAATTCCAGAGAAAATCTGTGTCTCATGATTGCATATGTTGTTCTCTTACCTGTTTGTCTGCAAAGTGAAAGTGGCACAGATTCTTCCACAACGTCCTGTTCTCACTGAGGATGTGCAGCGTAGGTGAGGCCTGTCCCAGGTTGATGATGTCATGGGCATCGGATAGGTTGTAGAGGATCTTATTATGCATGAGCAGTGGCAAGTCGCTGAATGACTTGCCATTGCACATTTGCTGAGGAGATAATCATCGATGAGAACTTTAATATTCTTACATCACAAAAGAGCTTTTCCACTGAGGTTGAAGTGTTATGATTCATTTACTGTTTAGCATTGAATGTGCAATTCAACCATATTTCACAATTCTCACTCATTAAACTAAACTTGCAAGTGGATGCAGCGTGACAAGTGAGcgatacatacacatacatcaGTAAACTTTCTACCTTGGGGATCTGCAGGTtgttgagctgctgctgccattTGAGAATGGTCTCCAGTCGGCATAACCAGATGTTGACGTTGCCCACGAGGACACACTTGCCAACATGAATCGTCAGACTGTGGAGTGTTGAGCTCAGgtcctccagcagctccttgACAAGGCGCGGATTGTACTGGTCCTCTACGACTAGTGtccaaatgaaaaaacaaaaaaaaatatatgacaaACATTAGCAGCCAAAACCTGaccaagcaaacaaaaataccCTGTAATATCTGGTGGTTACAATAatcataatgtaataaaatcttTCCTTTTCCAAGATGCCACTAAAATTAATGGGTAagtctggcaattttctatatttttcttgttgtcaacaaatctcatgtgcagagccaaaccaacaataaattgatctacttacaagtattttgtgtgtatccaaagcctgatttaTTGTATTCATCTGCACATAGACCCCTGTTGTTGTccataaactattaaaaaca contains:
- the fbxo25 gene encoding F-box only protein 25 isoform X2, giving the protein MPFLGKDWRSPGWSWTKTEHGWKRIVLYGHELDDNNREIDLKELCCDNKENLFVGDVCELTTTKRKKDFYNNNTKSQFVFRDKWIYVQKGSTKERHGYCTLGEALNRLDFSSAIQDLRRFNYVAKLFQLIARSQLTSLSGAAQKNYFNILEKIVRKVVEDQYNPRLVKELLEDLSSTLHSLTIHVGKCVLVGNVNIWLCRLETILKWQQQLNNLQIPKQMCNGKSFSDLPLLMHNKILYNLSDAHDIINLGQASPTLHILSENRTLWKNLCHFHFADKQFCRNLVLTKSDNVDWKLMYFTLQKHYPMKEQYGDTLHFCKHCSILFWKDCGHPCTANDPDSCLMPISPQHFIDLFKF
- the fbxo25 gene encoding F-box only protein 25 isoform X1; the encoded protein is MPFLGKDWRSPGWSWTKTEHGWKRIVLYGHELDDNNREIDLKELCCDNKENLFVGDVCELTTTKRKKDFYNNNTKSQFVFRDKWIYVQKGSTKERHGYCTLGEALNRLDFSSAIQDLRRFNYVAKLFQLIARSQLTSLSGAAQKNYFNILEKIVRKVVEDQYNPRLVKELLEDLSSTLHSLTIHVGKCVLVGNVNIWLCRLETILKWQQQLNNLQIPKQMCNGKSFSDLPLLMHNKILYNLSDAHDIINLGQASPTLHILSENRTLWKNLCHFHFADKQFCRNLVLTKSDNVDWKLMYFTLQKHYPMKEQYGDTLHFCKHCSILFWKVNKKDCGHPCTANDPDSCLMPISPQHFIDLFKF